The following proteins are co-located in the Chryseobacterium daecheongense genome:
- a CDS encoding DinB family protein, giving the protein MNYHFQAHRQVRRNLLDILQNTSHEDLLLIPDGFNNNMYWNIAHTVATQQLLHYYLSGNPFRIDKYWIETYKKGTLPNLNVQKSEVEDLEFLLTETSKILMKDYDSDFFSDYTPYTTSFGMDLKSIQDAIIFNNMHESLHYGYLLAQKRAILGEKY; this is encoded by the coding sequence ATGAATTATCATTTTCAGGCTCACAGACAGGTAAGGAGAAACCTTTTGGATATACTGCAAAACACCTCTCATGAAGATCTTTTGCTGATTCCGGACGGTTTCAACAATAATATGTATTGGAATATTGCACATACCGTTGCTACCCAGCAGCTTTTGCATTATTATCTGAGTGGCAACCCTTTCAGGATTGATAAATACTGGATTGAAACATATAAAAAAGGAACGCTGCCCAACCTGAACGTTCAAAAGTCGGAAGTTGAAGATTTAGAGTTTCTATTAACTGAAACTTCAAAGATTTTAATGAAGGATTATGACAGTGATTTCTTTTCAGATTATACACCTTATACCACAAGTTTTGGAATGGATCTGAAGAGCATTCAGGATGCAATTATTTTTAATAATATGCATGAAAGCCTGCATTATGGTTACCTTTTGGCACAAAAAAGAGCAATTTTAGGAGAAAAATATTAA
- a CDS encoding MoxR family ATPase: MSDTYQAEDIRQLTEKVKEKNYLFTLLRQEINKVIIGQGYMIDRLLVGLLGNGHVLLEGVPGLAKTLAIKTLADAVHGDFSRIQFTPDLLPADVVGTMIFNIKDNDFSIKKGPVFANFVLADEINRAPAKVQSALLEVMQEKQVTIGDETMKLPKPFLVLATQNPIDQEGTYLLPEAQSDRFMLKCKIDYPEFEDERKVMRMVSTSHQPSVQPVISLQDIVDAKELINQIYLDEKIEKYILDMVFATRYPENYGLADLKNYISFGASPRASINLAIASRAYAFLKGRAFVIPEDVKELAKDVLRHRIGLTFEAEAEEISSEEIVNRILAKIQAP; the protein is encoded by the coding sequence ATGTCAGATACATACCAGGCAGAAGATATTCGCCAGCTCACGGAGAAAGTAAAGGAAAAGAATTATTTGTTTACGCTTCTGAGACAGGAAATCAATAAAGTTATTATTGGACAGGGATATATGATAGACCGGCTTTTAGTGGGTCTTTTAGGGAATGGGCATGTCTTGTTGGAAGGTGTTCCTGGATTGGCTAAAACTTTAGCGATAAAAACTTTGGCTGATGCCGTTCATGGTGATTTTTCAAGGATTCAGTTTACTCCGGATCTGCTTCCGGCGGATGTGGTAGGAACCATGATTTTTAATATCAAAGACAATGACTTTTCTATAAAAAAAGGACCGGTATTCGCCAACTTTGTGCTTGCGGATGAGATCAACCGAGCTCCGGCCAAGGTGCAGTCTGCTCTTTTGGAGGTAATGCAGGAGAAACAGGTGACGATAGGAGATGAAACGATGAAGCTTCCGAAGCCGTTTTTGGTATTGGCTACCCAGAATCCTATTGACCAGGAGGGAACTTATTTATTACCTGAAGCGCAGAGCGACCGTTTTATGCTGAAATGTAAAATTGATTATCCTGAATTTGAAGATGAAAGAAAAGTGATGAGAATGGTTTCCACCTCTCACCAACCATCTGTTCAGCCTGTCATTTCACTGCAGGATATCGTAGATGCTAAAGAACTGATCAACCAGATTTATCTGGATGAAAAAATCGAAAAATATATTCTTGATATGGTTTTTGCCACCCGTTATCCTGAAAATTACGGTCTTGCGGATCTTAAAAACTATATTAGCTTCGGAGCCTCTCCAAGGGCTTCCATTAACTTAGCAATTGCTTCCAGAGCATATGCTTTTCTGAAAGGAAGGGCTTTTGTGATTCCTGAAGATGTAAAAGAATTGGCCAAAGATGTTTTAAGACATAGAATTGGTTTAACATTCGAAGCAGAAGCAGAAGAGATATCATCGGAAGAAATTGTTAACAGGATTTTAGCAAAAATCCAGGCACCTTAA
- a CDS encoding GNAT family N-acetyltransferase, translating into MNDVVIRKAVLEDCVPMLELIRELAEYEKALHEVTVTLEEFIDAGFGDAPVWGAFVAEVNAEIVGISLYYNRYSTWKGRRLYLEDLVVTERMRGKQIGKKLFDATVEFGKSNNYSGMMFQVLYWNEPAINFYKKYHPKFDNEWLNVSIDFKDGSWNKQQEVEN; encoded by the coding sequence ATGAATGATGTTGTGATCAGAAAAGCTGTCCTTGAAGATTGTGTTCCTATGTTGGAGCTGATCAGGGAACTTGCCGAATATGAAAAGGCTTTGCATGAAGTTACGGTAACTCTGGAAGAATTTATTGATGCCGGATTTGGAGATGCACCTGTTTGGGGAGCTTTTGTAGCAGAGGTAAATGCTGAAATTGTCGGAATATCCTTATACTATAACAGATATTCAACATGGAAGGGAAGAAGGTTGTATCTGGAAGATCTTGTGGTTACAGAAAGGATGAGAGGTAAACAGATCGGTAAAAAATTATTTGATGCAACCGTGGAATTTGGAAAATCCAATAATTACAGTGGAATGATGTTTCAGGTATTGTATTGGAATGAGCCTGCCATTAATTTCTATAAAAAATACCATCCTAAATTTGATAATGAGTGGCTGAATGTCTCAATTGATTTCAAAGACGGAAGCTGGAATAAGCAACAGGAAGTTGAAAATTAA
- a CDS encoding DUF6263 family protein, protein MKNIAAIALISIALVSCKKETTKITKVDPKTGKTVTVEVPADSLAKVAENAAIKDSAGIYTQTFKLEKGKTYPLTTYQRDVKTMTDPQGKTLNGTSESTDEMSFTVNDVKNNIYDITLNLISKRNSQTAEGKTIVVDTKQPIPKEDDLKMIWNINRALTSNKLNMKMDTKGNVISITGFEPVYTKVSNAVGTIVKDANQKASVVASLKESFNEKVLKDQFSKNLTIIPKKGVKIGEKWTNTENADPNGKIKVTSNYVLKSVGNGVAEIGVTGGIPKKTDKQAQGAMTHSISSELVQNGTIKFDENTGWINNQNITVKTTQIETISDGKQSQSMKSVSNSSVMVNPSAK, encoded by the coding sequence ATGAAAAACATAGCAGCAATAGCGCTAATATCCATAGCATTGGTTTCGTGTAAAAAGGAAACAACAAAAATTACAAAAGTAGATCCCAAAACAGGAAAGACCGTTACAGTGGAAGTTCCGGCTGATTCACTTGCAAAAGTTGCAGAAAATGCTGCAATTAAAGATTCTGCAGGAATTTATACCCAGACTTTTAAACTTGAAAAAGGAAAAACCTATCCTTTAACAACATATCAGAGGGATGTAAAAACAATGACAGATCCTCAGGGGAAAACATTGAACGGAACAAGTGAATCCACAGATGAGATGAGTTTTACTGTAAATGACGTTAAAAACAATATTTACGACATTACACTTAATCTTATTTCCAAAAGAAATTCTCAGACTGCAGAAGGAAAAACTATTGTAGTAGATACTAAACAGCCTATTCCTAAAGAAGATGACCTTAAAATGATCTGGAACATCAACAGGGCATTGACAAGCAATAAACTGAACATGAAAATGGATACAAAAGGAAATGTAATTTCGATTACCGGTTTTGAACCAGTTTATACAAAAGTTTCCAATGCAGTAGGTACTATCGTAAAGGATGCCAATCAGAAAGCTAGTGTTGTAGCAAGTCTGAAGGAAAGTTTTAACGAAAAAGTATTGAAAGACCAGTTCAGCAAAAACCTTACAATTATACCTAAAAAGGGTGTTAAAATAGGTGAAAAATGGACCAATACTGAAAATGCTGATCCTAACGGTAAGATTAAAGTGACTTCAAATTATGTATTAAAAAGTGTTGGAAATGGGGTTGCTGAGATTGGCGTAACAGGTGGAATTCCTAAAAAGACCGATAAACAGGCCCAGGGAGCAATGACTCACAGCATCAGCAGTGAGCTGGTACAGAACGGTACTATAAAGTTTGATGAAAATACAGGATGGATCAACAACCAGAATATTACAGTAAAAACAACGCAGATAGAAACCATTTCGGATGGAAAACAATCTCAATCCATGAAAAGCGTTTCCAATTCTTCTGTAATGGTAAATCCATCTGCTAAATAA
- a CDS encoding VWA domain-containing protein, translating to MDWYLGNYWFLLLLLLLPLLGFLLVRYLKWKNKRKIIFADNKFHEELFEKKSGFTKIFPTLYLLGTLFLIFAIIDLLNGSEEIKTNQKLNNVIFVLDVSNSMNAEDINPNRLTEAKNLMINTMQKMRSDKVGIVIFAGEATSIMPLTTDYTSAETYINAIETSSMQIQGTDFLKAMQAAVNKFKNVSKGARKIVLLSDGEDNEGNDNAAIKLANKEGIMVTSVGIGSDEGAPVPEYVFGQLMGYKSDRTGETVISKRQTGALKKMAESTGGSYIDGNNVNEAPDRIIDALNKKMSSSETLVKSQNANHYYQYFLGISILFFFLIYIFNPKRDFNV from the coding sequence ATGGATTGGTATTTAGGAAATTATTGGTTTTTGTTGTTGCTGTTGCTTTTGCCGCTGCTCGGATTTTTATTGGTTCGCTATCTTAAATGGAAGAATAAAAGGAAAATCATCTTTGCAGACAATAAGTTTCATGAGGAGCTTTTCGAAAAAAAATCAGGCTTTACAAAGATTTTCCCGACGCTGTACCTATTAGGAACATTATTTTTAATCTTTGCGATCATCGATTTATTAAATGGTTCTGAGGAAATCAAGACCAATCAGAAATTGAATAATGTCATTTTTGTTTTGGATGTTTCCAATTCGATGAATGCGGAAGACATTAATCCTAACCGCTTGACTGAAGCAAAAAACCTCATGATCAATACCATGCAAAAAATGAGAAGCGATAAAGTGGGGATTGTAATTTTTGCAGGCGAAGCTACTTCCATTATGCCTCTGACCACAGATTATACTTCTGCTGAAACCTATATTAACGCTATTGAAACGAGTTCTATGCAAATCCAGGGAACGGATTTCCTGAAAGCCATGCAGGCAGCCGTGAATAAGTTTAAAAATGTAAGTAAGGGAGCCCGTAAGATTGTTTTACTAAGTGACGGGGAAGACAACGAAGGAAATGATAACGCTGCGATAAAGCTTGCCAATAAGGAAGGGATTATGGTAACATCCGTGGGGATCGGATCCGACGAAGGAGCTCCTGTTCCGGAATATGTTTTCGGACAATTGATGGGATATAAATCCGACAGGACCGGAGAAACTGTTATTTCAAAAAGACAGACCGGCGCTTTGAAAAAAATGGCTGAATCTACCGGTGGATCATATATTGACGGAAATAACGTTAATGAAGCTCCGGACAGGATTATTGATGCGCTGAATAAAAAAATGTCATCATCAGAAACCCTTGTGAAATCGCAAAACGCCAATCACTACTATCAGTACTTTTTAGGGATATCTATATTGTTTTTTTTCTTAATTTACATTTTTAATCCAAAGAGAGATTTTAATGTTTAA
- a CDS encoding tetratricopeptide repeat protein: MMNTKIIFLSFIIAFLTSNSLFAQENYRTLVYEGNQKFNGKNYDGASSKYMEAIKSNDKDFTAHYNLGNALYKSKKYEEARVEFEKAQKLSQTLPDKAAALYNLGNTYMQTNQPDKAAELYKQSLKQDPYNEATRKNYEIAKLKEKESQEKKNQQNKSGKGGGGKDQQQNDDQKGNPKDQKQDQGKGQQNQGESQQGNNPDQKKNNEGKMPKNLENAILNKVSEKEKETARRILNKDSYSMPESNEKDW; this comes from the coding sequence ATGATGAATACTAAAATCATTTTTTTATCGTTTATAATTGCTTTTCTCACATCAAATTCCCTGTTTGCTCAGGAAAATTACAGAACATTGGTGTATGAGGGCAATCAGAAATTCAACGGTAAAAATTATGATGGAGCATCTTCTAAATACATGGAGGCTATAAAATCCAATGATAAAGATTTTACGGCCCATTATAATTTAGGCAATGCGTTGTATAAAAGTAAAAAATATGAAGAGGCAAGGGTTGAATTTGAAAAAGCACAAAAGCTCTCTCAAACCTTGCCGGATAAAGCAGCGGCTCTTTATAATTTAGGGAACACTTATATGCAGACAAACCAGCCGGATAAGGCAGCAGAATTGTATAAGCAATCCTTAAAACAGGACCCCTATAACGAAGCTACTCGAAAAAATTATGAAATTGCGAAGTTGAAGGAAAAAGAAAGCCAGGAAAAGAAGAATCAACAGAATAAATCTGGAAAAGGCGGTGGCGGCAAAGACCAACAACAAAATGATGATCAGAAAGGTAATCCAAAAGATCAAAAGCAAGACCAAGGTAAAGGCCAGCAAAATCAGGGAGAAAGCCAACAGGGAAATAACCCTGACCAGAAGAAGAATAATGAAGGCAAAATGCCCAAAAATCTTGAAAACGCAATATTAAATAAAGTAAGCGAAAAAGAAAAAGAAACCGCCAGAAGAATTTTAAATAAAGATTCTTATTCGATGCCCGAAAGCAACGAGAAAGATTGGTGA
- a CDS encoding glycosyl transferase family 1: MEEKKILIITYYWPPAGGPGVQRWLKFAKYLPDFGWKPIIYTPENPSYPLLDESLLKEVPRDLKIVKTTIWEPYQLAEKLNKSNKKFKAGQFDVGKNQSWKSKLSIWVRGNFFIPDARVFWVKPSVKFLEHYIKENKIDFIVTSGPPHSLHLIGLQLKKKFSTLKWIADFRDPWTEISYYKHLKLTKRSDQKHRKLESEVFRNADITLATSYTDAENFRKKGANAVCITNGFDESDAVSVEQNLEIPQSQNTKTEDNQTHFTLSYIGVLEQLRNPENLWTVLDHLIETDSSFAQHFILKFAGRIDDRILETLNNSSLKKHIHDLGYLSHEKAIEEMKSSDMLLITNFPNESSKGIIPGKIFEYLATGKQIISFGPADADVSKILDDTNAGKHFSYQDLDNIKDFILEKYKLWKKGNLLENTQNIEQFSRRNLAKNLSEILDQTVH, translated from the coding sequence ATGGAAGAGAAGAAAATCCTTATTATTACTTATTACTGGCCTCCCGCAGGAGGTCCTGGTGTTCAGAGGTGGTTGAAGTTCGCAAAATATTTACCTGATTTTGGGTGGAAACCTATTATTTACACTCCGGAAAATCCGAGTTACCCTTTATTGGATGAAAGCTTGCTGAAAGAAGTTCCAAGAGACCTGAAAATTGTAAAAACAACAATCTGGGAACCTTACCAGCTTGCTGAAAAACTAAATAAAAGTAATAAGAAGTTTAAGGCCGGCCAATTTGATGTAGGCAAGAACCAAAGCTGGAAATCTAAGCTTTCCATTTGGGTAAGGGGAAACTTTTTCATTCCTGATGCAAGAGTTTTTTGGGTAAAACCATCGGTTAAATTCCTGGAACATTATATAAAAGAAAACAAAATTGATTTCATTGTAACTTCAGGTCCTCCCCATTCTTTACATCTTATAGGCTTACAACTTAAAAAGAAGTTTTCCACACTAAAATGGATTGCAGATTTCAGGGATCCATGGACAGAAATCTCCTATTATAAGCATCTAAAACTTACCAAAAGATCTGATCAGAAACACAGAAAACTGGAAAGTGAAGTTTTCAGAAATGCAGACATTACTCTTGCAACCAGTTATACAGATGCTGAAAATTTCCGAAAAAAGGGTGCTAATGCAGTTTGCATTACAAATGGATTCGATGAAAGTGATGCTGTATCTGTTGAACAAAATCTCGAAATTCCACAATCACAGAATACTAAGACCGAGGATAATCAAACACATTTCACCTTGAGCTACATTGGTGTTCTGGAACAGCTTCGTAACCCTGAAAATTTATGGACGGTCCTGGATCATCTTATAGAAACAGATTCATCATTTGCCCAACATTTTATATTAAAATTCGCAGGAAGAATCGATGACAGGATTCTTGAAACCTTAAACAATTCCAGTTTAAAAAAACACATTCATGATTTGGGATACCTTTCTCATGAAAAAGCCATTGAAGAAATGAAATCTTCAGACATGCTTTTAATCACGAATTTTCCTAACGAATCTTCTAAAGGAATTATTCCCGGAAAAATATTTGAATACCTGGCTACCGGCAAACAGATCATTTCGTTTGGTCCTGCCGATGCTGATGTATCAAAAATATTGGATGATACAAATGCAGGAAAGCACTTCAGTTATCAGGATTTGGACAACATAAAAGACTTTATACTTGAAAAATACAAGTTGTGGAAAAAAGGAAATCTTCTCGAAAACACTCAAAATATTGAACAGTTCTCAAGAAGAAATCTTGCAAAAAATTTATCTGAAATATTGGATCAGACAGTCCACTGA
- the rlmB gene encoding 23S rRNA (guanosine(2251)-2'-O)-methyltransferase RlmB encodes MTDKKDDFIFGLRPVIEAIEAGKTIDKIFLQNALQGPIYAELKTILAQNKIRPNYVPIEKLNRFTRKNHQGVVAFISDVPFHKVEDIVPQLFEEGKTPFLLILDRLTDVRNFGAICRTAECVGIDAVIIPEKGASPINSDAIKTSAGAIYNVKICKEANLAHTVDFLQQSGIAVYSATEKAQKLIYDVSFTEPCAIVMGNEETGISKEVLHHSDEKIKLPIEGKTQSLNVSVACGAILYEAVRQKMAVSPNL; translated from the coding sequence ATGACAGATAAGAAAGACGATTTTATTTTCGGACTGCGTCCGGTAATTGAAGCTATTGAAGCGGGAAAAACTATTGACAAAATCTTTTTGCAGAATGCATTGCAAGGTCCTATTTATGCTGAACTGAAAACAATTTTAGCTCAAAATAAAATACGTCCCAATTACGTTCCGATTGAAAAGCTTAACCGCTTTACAAGAAAAAACCACCAGGGTGTTGTCGCTTTTATTTCAGATGTTCCGTTCCATAAAGTAGAAGACATAGTACCCCAATTATTTGAAGAGGGAAAAACTCCTTTTCTATTAATCCTGGATCGATTAACTGATGTAAGAAATTTTGGTGCTATATGCAGAACAGCAGAATGCGTAGGAATTGACGCTGTGATCATTCCGGAAAAAGGTGCATCCCCTATTAATTCTGATGCCATTAAAACTTCAGCAGGTGCTATTTATAATGTGAAGATTTGTAAAGAGGCCAATCTTGCTCATACTGTAGACTTTCTTCAGCAAAGCGGAATTGCTGTATATTCAGCAACAGAAAAGGCACAAAAGCTTATCTATGATGTAAGCTTTACAGAGCCTTGTGCTATTGTAATGGGTAACGAGGAAACTGGAATTTCCAAGGAAGTTTTACACCATTCCGATGAAAAAATAAAATTACCTATCGAAGGAAAAACCCAATCTTTAAATGTTTCTGTTGCCTGTGGTGCGATTTTATATGAAGCGGTAAGACAGAAAATGGCTGTCTCTCCAAATCTTTAA
- a CDS encoding DUF58 domain-containing protein — translation MQIKDIVKKVKQIEIRTRKKTEATLMGQYHSAFKGQGMTFSEVRPYQFGDEIRRIDWNKTARFREPFVKVMEEERELTMMILVDISASMDYGTKTQLKREYVAEIAASLGFSAAGNNDKVGLILFADKVYKVIPPQKGRKHILSIISNILTADYVPAVSKIDKALEYMMGIFKRKSLVFLFSDFEDAYDSKMLRVTSKKHQLLGMRIYDEKDNEIPDVGYALFYDSETGKQVWANTSNARWRYTFAEAQKQKVRAIEEDFANSSASFMNVAAGEDYSKLLYNYFQKK, via the coding sequence ATGCAGATAAAAGATATTGTAAAAAAAGTAAAACAAATAGAGATCCGTACCCGAAAGAAGACGGAGGCTACTTTGATGGGACAATATCACAGTGCTTTTAAAGGGCAGGGGATGACCTTTTCGGAAGTCCGGCCTTATCAGTTTGGAGATGAGATCAGAAGAATTGACTGGAATAAAACAGCCCGTTTCCGTGAGCCTTTTGTAAAAGTGATGGAAGAGGAGCGTGAACTTACTATGATGATTTTGGTCGATATTTCAGCTTCCATGGATTATGGGACAAAAACCCAGTTAAAGAGAGAATATGTGGCGGAAATCGCTGCCAGTCTGGGTTTCTCAGCGGCTGGAAATAATGATAAAGTAGGCCTGATCCTGTTTGCTGATAAAGTATATAAAGTCATTCCGCCGCAAAAAGGAAGAAAGCATATCCTTTCTATTATCAGTAATATTTTAACCGCAGATTATGTTCCTGCAGTTTCGAAAATAGATAAAGCTCTGGAATATATGATGGGCATTTTCAAGAGGAAATCGTTAGTGTTTCTTTTTTCTGATTTTGAAGATGCTTATGATTCTAAAATGCTTAGGGTGACCTCTAAAAAACACCAGTTGTTAGGAATGAGGATTTATGATGAAAAAGATAACGAGATTCCGGATGTAGGCTATGCATTATTTTATGATTCTGAAACAGGGAAGCAGGTTTGGGCCAATACTTCAAATGCAAGATGGAGATATACTTTTGCTGAAGCCCAGAAACAGAAAGTAAGGGCCATAGAAGAGGATTTTGCCAATAGTTCTGCCAGTTTTATGAATGTAGCTGCAGGGGAGGATTATTCAAAACTATTGTATAATTATTTTCAGAAGAAATAA
- a CDS encoding VWA domain-containing protein — MFNFEFYSPWFLLLFLLFIPLLFRDVSKQKKKGIKVPTVKNMDNSGGILAVLFLLKISKYIILSALIIAMARPRTFTISQDRDDTKGIDIMMSVDVSLSMLAKDLTPDRLTALKDIAVKFVEKRPNDRLGLVTYSGEAFTKVPVTSDHQVVIDELKNLNPLELQPGTAIGEGLSVAVNHLKNSKAKSKIIILMTDGVNTIENAMPTQVGAELAKNNNIKVYCIGIGTNGYALMPTQTDIFGDLVFTETEVKIDEPVLREIAQTTGGKYFRATSNSSLEEVYDEINQLEKSDVKVSKLYNYQEYFKIFLWIALGMLVMDALLRWVFYKFLS; from the coding sequence ATGTTTAATTTCGAGTTTTATAGTCCGTGGTTTTTGCTGCTTTTTCTGTTGTTTATTCCCCTTTTATTCAGGGATGTGAGCAAACAGAAGAAAAAAGGTATAAAAGTACCTACTGTAAAAAATATGGATAACAGCGGTGGTATTCTTGCTGTGCTTTTTTTACTTAAGATTTCAAAATATATCATACTTTCGGCACTTATTATTGCGATGGCAAGGCCAAGGACCTTTACGATTTCACAGGATAGAGATGATACAAAGGGAATTGATATTATGATGTCCGTAGATGTGTCTTTAAGTATGCTTGCTAAAGATTTGACTCCCGATCGTCTAACGGCACTGAAAGATATTGCTGTAAAATTTGTTGAAAAAAGACCTAATGACAGATTAGGGCTGGTTACCTATTCGGGAGAGGCATTTACTAAAGTTCCTGTAACTTCTGATCATCAGGTGGTCATTGATGAATTGAAAAATCTCAATCCATTGGAGCTTCAACCCGGAACTGCTATCGGTGAAGGGCTTTCCGTAGCGGTGAATCACTTAAAAAACAGTAAGGCAAAGAGTAAGATTATTATTCTTATGACAGATGGTGTGAATACGATCGAAAATGCTATGCCTACACAAGTTGGTGCCGAACTGGCTAAGAATAATAACATTAAGGTCTATTGTATAGGAATTGGAACGAATGGATATGCACTGATGCCTACTCAAACCGATATTTTCGGAGATCTTGTATTTACCGAAACTGAGGTGAAGATAGATGAACCTGTTTTAAGGGAAATTGCTCAGACTACGGGAGGAAAATATTTCAGGGCTACATCAAACAGCAGTCTTGAAGAAGTATATGATGAAATCAACCAATTGGAAAAATCTGATGTAAAGGTTTCCAAACTGTATAATTACCAGGAGTATTTTAAAATATTTCTTTGGATCGCTTTGGGAATGCTTGTTATGGATGCATTGTTAAGATGGGTGTTTTATAAATTTTTGAGCTGA
- a CDS encoding YpdA family putative bacillithiol disulfide reductase, which translates to MEVLDILIIGGGPIGLNCALEAQKNNLSYIIIEKGTIVNSLYNYPLYMRFFSTAEKLEIAEIPFISAAPKPGRQEALEYYQGITRQKNLNIRLYEKVIRVSKKNEIFEIESSKSIYYAKNVIISTGFYDIPNLMNIPGEDLQKVRHYYSEPYPYAKQKIVVVGSSNSAVDAALETYRKGAEVTMIIRQSEISKSVKYWVKPDIENRIAEGSITAHFNSELVEIKEHSVVFKDKNGEINEIQNDFVLAMTGYLPDFGFLIIAGIELQGECLNPVYDPETMETNIQNLYLAGVVCGGKDTHLWFIENSRIHADMIIKNILKTREN; encoded by the coding sequence ATGGAAGTTTTAGATATCCTCATTATCGGAGGAGGACCTATCGGATTGAATTGTGCCTTAGAGGCGCAAAAAAACAATCTCTCTTACATCATTATCGAAAAAGGAACAATTGTCAACTCCCTGTACAATTATCCTTTGTATATGCGTTTTTTTTCTACAGCTGAAAAACTGGAAATTGCCGAAATTCCGTTTATATCAGCGGCCCCTAAACCAGGCAGGCAGGAAGCTCTGGAATATTACCAGGGAATCACGAGACAGAAGAACCTCAACATTCGTCTTTATGAAAAAGTAATCAGAGTTTCTAAAAAAAATGAGATTTTTGAGATTGAATCTTCCAAATCCATATACTATGCAAAGAATGTGATCATTTCAACCGGATTTTACGACATCCCTAACCTGATGAATATTCCCGGAGAAGACTTACAGAAAGTCAGACATTACTATTCCGAACCTTATCCGTATGCCAAGCAAAAGATTGTTGTTGTAGGTTCAAGCAATTCAGCTGTAGATGCCGCGCTGGAAACATACCGCAAGGGCGCGGAGGTTACCATGATCATACGCCAATCCGAAATATCGAAAAGTGTAAAATATTGGGTAAAACCCGATATTGAAAACAGGATTGCAGAAGGAAGTATTACCGCTCATTTTAATTCTGAATTGGTAGAAATCAAAGAACATAGTGTTGTATTTAAAGATAAAAACGGAGAGATCAATGAAATTCAAAATGACTTTGTTCTCGCTATGACCGGATATCTGCCGGACTTTGGTTTCCTGATCATTGCAGGAATTGAGCTACAGGGAGAATGTCTCAATCCTGTATACGACCCTGAAACCATGGAAACAAATATTCAAAACCTCTATCTTGCAGGCGTGGTTTGTGGTGGAAAAGACACTCATTTATGGTTTATTGAAAACTCAAGGATCCACGCTGATATGATTATAAAGAATATCCTAAAAACAAGGGAAAATTAA